A window from Zingiber officinale cultivar Zhangliang unplaced genomic scaffold, Zo_v1.1 ctg100, whole genome shotgun sequence encodes these proteins:
- the LOC122035730 gene encoding ABC transporter F family member 4-like translates to MVRKTSADISSSKGGKSKESASIASDVPKKEKISVSAMLASMDKPKPSSSGASKKPKPKAKSSSYTDDIDLPPSDDEEEEIAEEDAKPKSRNAVTELSAATISDKELKKREKKDSLNAYAAEQARQEALRDDHDVFTVVIGSRAAALDPDAQEGAADANVRDITIENFSVSARGKELLKNASVKISHGKRYGLIGPNGKGKSTLLKLLAWRKIPVPRNIDVLLVEQEVVGDERTALEAVVSANEELVSLRKEAAALSEKPEGGDDEDDDDSGEKLAEIYEKLQLLGSDAAEAQASKILAGLGFTKEMQRRSTKSFSGGWRMRISLARALFVQPTLLLLDEPTNHLDLRAVLWLEEYLCRWKKTLVVVSHDRDFLNTVCNEVIHLHELKLHVYRGNFDDFESGYEQKRKETNKKFEIYEKQMKAAKKTSNKAKQDKVDDRVKYVAAKAAKGKSKGKVVDDDAPPPEAPQRWRDYSVVFHFPEPTELTPPLLQLIEVSFCYPNREDFRLSNVDVGIDMGTRVAIVGPNGAGKSTLLNLLAGDLVPTEGEVRRSQKLRIGRYSQHFVDLLIMEENPVQYLLRLHPDQEGFSKQEAVRAKLGKFGLPSHNHLTPIAKLSGGQKARVVFTSISMSKPHILLLDEPTNHLDMQSIDALADALQEFTGGVILVSHDSRLISRVCEDEEKSEIWVVEDGTVRKFPGSFEEYKEDLLKEIKAEVDE, encoded by the coding sequence ATGGTGAGGAAAACCTCCGCCGACATCTCCTCTTCCAAGGGCGGAAAATCCAAGGAATCCGCCTCCATCGCCTCTGATGTACCCAAAAAGGAGAAGATCTCCGTGTCGGCTATGCTTGCTTCCATGGACAAGCCCAAACCCTCATCTTCTGGCGCCTCGAAGAAGCCTAAGCCCAAAGCCAAATCCTCTTCCTATACTGATGACATCGATCTACCGCCTTCTGACGATGAGGAAGAGGAGATCGCGGAGGAAGACGCAAAACCTAAATCTCGAAACGCTGTTACCGAGTTGTCGGCCGCCACCATCTCCGACAAGGAGCTcaagaagagggagaagaaggaCAGCTTAAATGCGTACGCTGCCGAGCAGGCACGGCAGGAGGCCCTGAGGGATGACCACGATGTCTTCACGGTGGTTATTGGATCCCGCGCAGCCGCCCTTGATCCTGACGCTCAAGAGGGTGCTGCCGATGCTAACGTGAGGGATATCACCATCGAGAATTTCTCCGTTTCTGCTCGGGGGAAGGAGCTCCTGAAGAACGCCTCCGTCAAGATATCCCATGGGAAAAGGTACGGTCTTATTGGTCCAAACGGGAAGGGGAAATCTACTCTGTTAAAGCTCCTTGCTTGGAGGAAGATTCCCGTCCCACGCAACATTGATGTGCTTCTGGTCGAGCAGGAAGTAGTCGGGGATGAAAGAACTGCTCTTGAGGCTGTTGTGTCTGCTAACGAGGAGCTGGTGAGCCTTCGCAAGGAGGCTGCTGCTCTCTCCGAGAAACCTGAAGGAggagacgatgaagacgacgatgATAGTGGAGAGAAGCTTGCAGAAATATATGAAAAGTTGCAGCTTTTGGGTTCCGATGCTGCAGAGGCCCAGGCATCTAAGATCTTAGCTGGGTTGGGGTTCACCAAGGAGATGCAGCGTCGTTCGACCAAGTCATTCAGCGGAGGATGGAGGATGAGGATATCCTTGGCCAGAGCTCTCTTTGTGCAGCCAACTTTGTTACTTCTGGATGAGCCTACAAACCATCTTGATCTCCGAGCAGTGCTATGGTTAGAGGAGTATCTTTGCCGCTGGAAGAAGACGCTGGTGGTGGTGTCCCATGACAGAGACTTCCTTAACACCGTTTGCAATGAGGTCATTCATCTTCACGAGCTGAAACTCCATGTTTACCGTGGGAACTTTGATGATTTTGAGAGTGGCTATGAGCAAAAGAGAAAAGAAACAAACAAGAAGTTTGAAATTTATGAGAAGCAGATGAAGGCTGCTAAGAAGACTAGCAACAAGGCTAAGCAAGACAAGGTTGATGATCGGGTTAAGTATGTCGCCGCCAAGGCAGCTAAGGGCAAGTCAAAGGGGAAGGTGGTAGATGATGATGCACCACCACCTGAGGCGCCCCAACGGTGGAGGGATTACAGTGTTGTATTCCACTTCCCGGAGCCCACTGAGCTGACACCGCCACTTCTGCAGCTCATCGAGGTCAGCTTCTGCTATCCAAACAGGGAGGATTTTAGGCTCTCCAATGTTGATGTGGGAATTGATATGGGGACAAGGGTTGCCATTGTAGGGCCTAATGGTGCTGGCAAATCCACTCTGCTGAATTTACTTGCAGGGGACTTGGTGCCCACTGAAGGAGAAGTTCGTCGGAGTCAAAAGCTCCGGATTGGGAGATATTCCCAGCATTTTGTTGATCTCCTGATTATGGAAGAGAACCCAGTTCAGTACCTTCTCCGCCTTCATCCAGATCAAGAAGGATTCagcaagcaagaggctgtgcgtGCTAAACTTGGGAAATTTGGCCTGCCCAGCCACAACCACCTTACACCCATTGCCAAATTATCTGGAGGCCAGAAGGCTCGCGTCGTGTTTACTTCTATATCCATGTCTAAGCCTCATATTCTTTTGTTGGATGAGCCGACAAATCACCTTGACATGCAAAGTATTGATGCACTGGCAGATGCACTTCAGGAGTTCACTGGTGGTGTTATTTTGGTGAGTCACGACTCACGTTTAATATCACGAGTGTGTGAGGATGAAGAGAAAAGTGAGATATGGGTTGTGGAAGACGGTACTGTTAGAAAATTCCCTGGTTCTTTTGAAGAGTACAAGGAAGATCTTCTGAAAGAGATTAAGGCTGAGGTTGATGAATAA
- the LOC122035748 gene encoding uncharacterized protein At4g04980-like isoform X2 — protein MILDMEARVLKMTHFYQRHRILRRRLPKHERHHLSHQLMILRKRRMRLMVAALILNLLSWCRPLLPILRLKAQPSSRTPMSPSSPMVLAGIPVFLGSPKYSTMEAEPIAYAVTIDQSNHVSKPSEASLPDSVSCVPKAQTLVPQATPVQSQEPKTPRPPALSGVFSTPSLLSKSDSPSSPPWPSQSCVAPSSPCPPPPPPSPVASSGQQSSLTSSNGFAPPPPPPLAATKAIRAKRNDARLKRSTPMGKLYRALKGKVEGSSLDGKALQVRKNQVGNSSGGNKAQGMADALAEMTKRSSYFRQIEEDVEKHSASILKMISSLNSFKTKDMKELSKFHQKIEQVLEKLTDETQVLSRFEGFPLKKLETIQVAAALHMRLESIVAALKGWKLASPIAQQLAKIKEEVDVTERNKDEESKRLKNHNIMFDFTALVRIKEAMVDLSSDCMEMVLKECRETQEIAGETTSKSKTRLKMLWRAFQLAFRVYNFAGGQDDRADKLTRELAREIEACSES, from the exons ATGatcttggatatggaagcaagGGTTTTGAAGATGACTCATTTTTATCAACGCCATCGAATTCTTCGCCGCCGATTGCCAAAGCACGAGAGACACCATCTAAGTCACCAGCTAATGATACTGAGAAAAAGACGAATGAGGCTGATGGTAGCAGCACTGATACTAAATCTTCTAAGCTGGTGTCGCCCACTTTTGCCAATATTACGATTGAAAGCGCAACCTTCATCGCGTACCCCTATGTCGCCTTCCTCGCCTATGGTTTTAGCTGGAATACCAGTGTTCTTGGGGTCACCAAAGTATTCCACAATGGAGGCAGAACCAATTGCATATGCTGTGACTATAGATCAAAGTAATCATGTCAGCAAACCTTCTGAAGCATCTTTGCCCGATTCAGTGTCGTGTGTGCCTAAGGCCCAAACTTTAGTTCCTCAAGCAACACCTGTGCAAAGCCAAGAACCTAAAACTCCTAGACCACCAGCTTTGTCAGGAGTGTTTTCCACTCCGTCACTCCTCAGTAAGAGTGATTCACCCTCTTCGCCGCCCTGGCCATCGCAAAGTTGCGTTGCGCCATCCTCTCCATGCccacctcctcctccaccatCACCAGTGGCATCATCAGGGCAACAATCATCCTTGACATCATCAAATGGATTTgcaccaccaccacctcctccaTTGGCTGCAACAAAAGCTATTCGTGCCAAGAGAAATGATGCAAGACTAAAAAGATCGACACCAATGGGAAAGTTATATAGAGCCCTCAAAGGAAAGGTGGAAGGTTCTAGTTTAGATGGCAAAGCGTTGCAAGTTAGGAAAAATCAAGTTGGGAATTCCTCAGGTGGTAATAAAGCTCAAGGGATGGCTGATGCATTGGCTGAGATGACAAAGAG ATCATCTTACTTTCGGCAAATTGAAGAAGATGTTGAAAAGCATTCTGCATCTATTCTGAAGATGATATCCTCTCTCAATTCCTTTAAGACAAAGGACATGAAGGAGCTATCAAAATTTCACCAGAAAATTGAGCAAGTGCTTGAAAAACTAACCGATGAAACACAG GTATTGTCTAGGTTCGAAGGCTTCCCGTTAAAGAAATTGGAGACTATTCAGGTGGCAGCTGCTCTACATATGAGGTTGGAATCTATAGTCGCAGCATTGAAGGGTTGGAAGTTAGCATCTCCAATTGCCCAGCAGCTTGCGAAG ATCAAAGAAGAAGTTGATGTAACTGAGCGCAACAAAGATGAAGAATCCAAGAGATTAAAAAACCACAATATTATGTTTGATTTCACTGCCCTTGTAAGAATCAAGGAGGCCATGGTTGATTTATCATCAGACTGCATGGAAATGGTGCTCAAG GAGTGCAGAGAGACTCAGGAAATAGCTGGAGAAACCACATCCAAATCAAAAACAAGACTGAAAATGCTGTGGAGGGCTTTTCAGCTGGCATTTCGAGTATACAACTTTGCTGGAGGACAAGATGATCGAGCAGATAAGTTGACCAGGGAATTGGCTCGTGAGATAGAGGCTTGCTCTGAATCCTAG
- the LOC122035748 gene encoding uncharacterized protein At4g04980-like isoform X3: protein MILDMEARVLKMTHFYQRHRILRRRLPKHERHHLSHQLMILRKRRMRLMVAALILNLLSWCRPLLPILRLKAQPSSRTPMSPSSPMVLAGIPVFLGSPKYSTMEAEPIAYAVTIDQSNHVSKPSEASLPDSVSCVPKAQTLVPQATPVQSQEPKTPRPPALSGVFSTPSLLSKSDSPSSPPWPSQSCVAPSSPCPPPPPPSPVASSGQQSSLTSSNGFAPPPPPPLAATKAIRAKRNDARLKRSTPMGKLYRALKGKVEGSSLDGKALQVRKNQVGNSSGGNKAQGMADALAEMTKRSSYFRQIEEDVEKHSASILKMISSLNSFKTKDMKELSKFHQKIEQVLEKLTDETQVLSRFEGFPLKKLETIQVAAALHMRLESIVAALKGWKLASPIAQQLAKVECYFNKIKEEVDVTERNKDEESKRLKNHNIMFDFTALVRIKEAMVDLSSDCMEMVLKRDSGNSWRNHIQIKNKTENAVEGFSAGISSIQLCWRTR from the exons ATGatcttggatatggaagcaagGGTTTTGAAGATGACTCATTTTTATCAACGCCATCGAATTCTTCGCCGCCGATTGCCAAAGCACGAGAGACACCATCTAAGTCACCAGCTAATGATACTGAGAAAAAGACGAATGAGGCTGATGGTAGCAGCACTGATACTAAATCTTCTAAGCTGGTGTCGCCCACTTTTGCCAATATTACGATTGAAAGCGCAACCTTCATCGCGTACCCCTATGTCGCCTTCCTCGCCTATGGTTTTAGCTGGAATACCAGTGTTCTTGGGGTCACCAAAGTATTCCACAATGGAGGCAGAACCAATTGCATATGCTGTGACTATAGATCAAAGTAATCATGTCAGCAAACCTTCTGAAGCATCTTTGCCCGATTCAGTGTCGTGTGTGCCTAAGGCCCAAACTTTAGTTCCTCAAGCAACACCTGTGCAAAGCCAAGAACCTAAAACTCCTAGACCACCAGCTTTGTCAGGAGTGTTTTCCACTCCGTCACTCCTCAGTAAGAGTGATTCACCCTCTTCGCCGCCCTGGCCATCGCAAAGTTGCGTTGCGCCATCCTCTCCATGCccacctcctcctccaccatCACCAGTGGCATCATCAGGGCAACAATCATCCTTGACATCATCAAATGGATTTgcaccaccaccacctcctccaTTGGCTGCAACAAAAGCTATTCGTGCCAAGAGAAATGATGCAAGACTAAAAAGATCGACACCAATGGGAAAGTTATATAGAGCCCTCAAAGGAAAGGTGGAAGGTTCTAGTTTAGATGGCAAAGCGTTGCAAGTTAGGAAAAATCAAGTTGGGAATTCCTCAGGTGGTAATAAAGCTCAAGGGATGGCTGATGCATTGGCTGAGATGACAAAGAG ATCATCTTACTTTCGGCAAATTGAAGAAGATGTTGAAAAGCATTCTGCATCTATTCTGAAGATGATATCCTCTCTCAATTCCTTTAAGACAAAGGACATGAAGGAGCTATCAAAATTTCACCAGAAAATTGAGCAAGTGCTTGAAAAACTAACCGATGAAACACAG GTATTGTCTAGGTTCGAAGGCTTCCCGTTAAAGAAATTGGAGACTATTCAGGTGGCAGCTGCTCTACATATGAGGTTGGAATCTATAGTCGCAGCATTGAAGGGTTGGAAGTTAGCATCTCCAATTGCCCAGCAGCTTGCGAAGGTTGAGTGCTACTTCAACAAG ATCAAAGAAGAAGTTGATGTAACTGAGCGCAACAAAGATGAAGAATCCAAGAGATTAAAAAACCACAATATTATGTTTGATTTCACTGCCCTTGTAAGAATCAAGGAGGCCATGGTTGATTTATCATCAGACTGCATGGAAATGGTGCTCAAG AGAGACTCAGGAAATAGCTGGAGAAACCACATCCAAATCAAAAACAAGACTGAAAATGCTGTGGAGGGCTTTTCAGCTGGCATTTCGAGTATACAACTTTGCTGGAGGACAAGATGA
- the LOC122035748 gene encoding uncharacterized protein At4g04980-like isoform X1: protein MILDMEARVLKMTHFYQRHRILRRRLPKHERHHLSHQLMILRKRRMRLMVAALILNLLSWCRPLLPILRLKAQPSSRTPMSPSSPMVLAGIPVFLGSPKYSTMEAEPIAYAVTIDQSNHVSKPSEASLPDSVSCVPKAQTLVPQATPVQSQEPKTPRPPALSGVFSTPSLLSKSDSPSSPPWPSQSCVAPSSPCPPPPPPSPVASSGQQSSLTSSNGFAPPPPPPLAATKAIRAKRNDARLKRSTPMGKLYRALKGKVEGSSLDGKALQVRKNQVGNSSGGNKAQGMADALAEMTKRSSYFRQIEEDVEKHSASILKMISSLNSFKTKDMKELSKFHQKIEQVLEKLTDETQVLSRFEGFPLKKLETIQVAAALHMRLESIVAALKGWKLASPIAQQLAKVECYFNKIKEEVDVTERNKDEESKRLKNHNIMFDFTALVRIKEAMVDLSSDCMEMVLKECRETQEIAGETTSKSKTRLKMLWRAFQLAFRVYNFAGGQDDRADKLTRELAREIEACSES from the exons ATGatcttggatatggaagcaagGGTTTTGAAGATGACTCATTTTTATCAACGCCATCGAATTCTTCGCCGCCGATTGCCAAAGCACGAGAGACACCATCTAAGTCACCAGCTAATGATACTGAGAAAAAGACGAATGAGGCTGATGGTAGCAGCACTGATACTAAATCTTCTAAGCTGGTGTCGCCCACTTTTGCCAATATTACGATTGAAAGCGCAACCTTCATCGCGTACCCCTATGTCGCCTTCCTCGCCTATGGTTTTAGCTGGAATACCAGTGTTCTTGGGGTCACCAAAGTATTCCACAATGGAGGCAGAACCAATTGCATATGCTGTGACTATAGATCAAAGTAATCATGTCAGCAAACCTTCTGAAGCATCTTTGCCCGATTCAGTGTCGTGTGTGCCTAAGGCCCAAACTTTAGTTCCTCAAGCAACACCTGTGCAAAGCCAAGAACCTAAAACTCCTAGACCACCAGCTTTGTCAGGAGTGTTTTCCACTCCGTCACTCCTCAGTAAGAGTGATTCACCCTCTTCGCCGCCCTGGCCATCGCAAAGTTGCGTTGCGCCATCCTCTCCATGCccacctcctcctccaccatCACCAGTGGCATCATCAGGGCAACAATCATCCTTGACATCATCAAATGGATTTgcaccaccaccacctcctccaTTGGCTGCAACAAAAGCTATTCGTGCCAAGAGAAATGATGCAAGACTAAAAAGATCGACACCAATGGGAAAGTTATATAGAGCCCTCAAAGGAAAGGTGGAAGGTTCTAGTTTAGATGGCAAAGCGTTGCAAGTTAGGAAAAATCAAGTTGGGAATTCCTCAGGTGGTAATAAAGCTCAAGGGATGGCTGATGCATTGGCTGAGATGACAAAGAG ATCATCTTACTTTCGGCAAATTGAAGAAGATGTTGAAAAGCATTCTGCATCTATTCTGAAGATGATATCCTCTCTCAATTCCTTTAAGACAAAGGACATGAAGGAGCTATCAAAATTTCACCAGAAAATTGAGCAAGTGCTTGAAAAACTAACCGATGAAACACAG GTATTGTCTAGGTTCGAAGGCTTCCCGTTAAAGAAATTGGAGACTATTCAGGTGGCAGCTGCTCTACATATGAGGTTGGAATCTATAGTCGCAGCATTGAAGGGTTGGAAGTTAGCATCTCCAATTGCCCAGCAGCTTGCGAAGGTTGAGTGCTACTTCAACAAG ATCAAAGAAGAAGTTGATGTAACTGAGCGCAACAAAGATGAAGAATCCAAGAGATTAAAAAACCACAATATTATGTTTGATTTCACTGCCCTTGTAAGAATCAAGGAGGCCATGGTTGATTTATCATCAGACTGCATGGAAATGGTGCTCAAG GAGTGCAGAGAGACTCAGGAAATAGCTGGAGAAACCACATCCAAATCAAAAACAAGACTGAAAATGCTGTGGAGGGCTTTTCAGCTGGCATTTCGAGTATACAACTTTGCTGGAGGACAAGATGATCGAGCAGATAAGTTGACCAGGGAATTGGCTCGTGAGATAGAGGCTTGCTCTGAATCCTAG